The Gemmatimonadota bacterium genome contains a region encoding:
- a CDS encoding helix-turn-helix transcriptional regulator, translating into MGEFEQQVLLAVLRLGDDAYSASIVLELEERTGREVAPAAVYIALRRLEENGVTTSAMRPPKQEPAGRPRRYFRVEPAGVELLRESRRQLVRLWDGLDALLEEGV; encoded by the coding sequence TTGGGCGAATTCGAGCAGCAGGTGCTCCTCGCGGTCCTCCGCCTGGGGGACGACGCGTACAGCGCCTCGATCGTGCTCGAGCTGGAGGAGCGCACCGGCCGCGAGGTGGCGCCCGCCGCGGTCTACATCGCGCTCCGTCGCCTGGAGGAGAACGGCGTCACCACCTCGGCGATGCGTCCGCCGAAGCAGGAGCCTGCCGGGCGGCCGCGCCGCTACTTCCGGGTGGAGCCGGCGGGCGTGGAGCTGCTGCGCGAGAGCCGGCGGCAACTGGTCCGGCTCTGGGACGGTCTGGACGCGCTGCTGGAGGAGGGCGTGTGA
- a CDS encoding DUF5916 domain-containing protein — protein MRTLRLALLFVLFVPGVLRAQQPRTAQAAPLAVAPVIDGRLSDEAWSGLPALSGFLQREPVEGRPVSQRTEVRIGYDAQALYVGAWLFDDTPGGIVVGQTLRDASLNDSDAFVVVLDTYRDRQNAFVFGTTPAGIEYDGQVAGEGVAGGPGSGRQQAGSAGGFNLNWDGSWEVATSRDAQGWYAEMRIPFSTVRYGGSGAQEWGLNFERKIRRNSEQSVWAPIPRQFDVYRVSLAGTLGLEAPARRTVSLMPYLLAEGFKDYQVSAPAVDYGTQVGGDAKIGITQSLTLDLTANTDFAQVEVDDQQVNLTRFSLFFPEKRAFFLENAGTFAVGASQSAELFFSRRIGLSGGQEVPILAGARLTGKAGRFQLGVLNIQTDEVFGFDEVTALREPIAPANNFGVLRGFREFGNRTQLGAIAVSRLNTTDTDDYNLTWGVDGRLGVGDALTFDGWASLTTTPVPAGEAAPGSGFHGGEYGFEGSAEYITRDWQLSLGYRQIGDAFNPEVGFVNRRDYRHANARALRHIRVASVPWFREFRPHVSANAFWSLDGFLETYLVHIDNHFAFENGAFFQLPGLNLTGEGLEEPFEIRDGIVIPPGSYDNVDWEFRANTNRGAPLSLSGGWSLGGFYNGTRFGPNATLDYRYSDKLTTSVRVNYFDVRLDQGSFTTSVVRVNAAYAFTPRLYLQANVQYNDDTRDLGSNIRLGWLDAAGTGLFIVWNDTNHRGSLERTGIVAGPKQRQLVIKYSRLLDLAR, from the coding sequence ATGAGGACGCTCCGACTGGCCCTGCTCTTCGTGCTGTTCGTTCCTGGCGTCCTCCGTGCGCAACAGCCGCGGACGGCGCAGGCGGCTCCGCTGGCCGTGGCTCCGGTGATCGATGGTCGTCTCTCGGACGAGGCCTGGTCCGGCCTGCCCGCGCTGTCCGGCTTCCTCCAGCGCGAGCCCGTGGAAGGCCGGCCGGTCTCGCAGCGGACGGAGGTCCGCATCGGCTACGACGCGCAGGCGCTGTACGTCGGGGCCTGGCTCTTCGACGACACGCCCGGGGGCATCGTGGTGGGGCAGACCCTGCGCGACGCCTCCCTCAACGACTCGGACGCGTTCGTGGTGGTGCTCGACACCTACCGCGATCGCCAGAACGCCTTCGTGTTCGGCACCACGCCCGCGGGCATCGAATACGACGGGCAGGTGGCGGGTGAAGGCGTGGCGGGTGGGCCGGGCAGCGGACGCCAGCAGGCGGGCTCCGCCGGAGGCTTCAACCTGAACTGGGACGGGTCGTGGGAGGTGGCCACGAGCCGCGACGCCCAGGGTTGGTATGCCGAGATGCGCATCCCCTTCTCCACCGTCCGCTACGGCGGCAGCGGTGCCCAGGAGTGGGGGCTGAACTTCGAGCGCAAGATCCGCCGCAACAGCGAGCAGTCGGTGTGGGCGCCGATCCCGCGGCAGTTCGACGTCTACCGGGTGTCGCTCGCCGGCACGCTGGGCCTGGAGGCGCCCGCGCGGCGCACCGTGTCGCTGATGCCCTACCTCCTCGCCGAAGGCTTCAAGGACTACCAGGTCAGCGCACCTGCCGTGGACTACGGAACCCAGGTGGGCGGGGACGCCAAGATCGGGATCACCCAGAGCCTGACGCTCGACCTCACCGCCAACACGGACTTCGCGCAGGTGGAGGTGGACGATCAGCAGGTCAACCTCACGCGCTTCAGCCTCTTCTTCCCGGAGAAGCGCGCGTTCTTCCTCGAGAACGCGGGCACCTTCGCGGTGGGCGCCAGTCAGTCGGCAGAGCTGTTCTTCAGCCGGCGCATCGGTCTGTCCGGCGGCCAGGAGGTGCCCATCCTGGCGGGTGCCCGGCTGACCGGGAAGGCCGGCCGCTTCCAGCTCGGCGTCCTGAACATCCAGACGGACGAGGTCTTCGGGTTCGACGAGGTCACCGCGCTGCGCGAGCCCATCGCACCCGCCAACAACTTCGGCGTGCTGCGCGGCTTCCGGGAGTTCGGCAACCGCACACAACTGGGCGCGATCGCGGTGTCGCGCCTGAACACGACCGACACGGACGACTACAACCTGACGTGGGGCGTGGACGGCCGCCTGGGCGTGGGGGACGCGTTGACGTTCGACGGGTGGGCCAGCCTGACCACCACCCCGGTGCCCGCAGGGGAGGCCGCCCCCGGCTCGGGCTTCCACGGTGGTGAATACGGCTTCGAAGGCAGCGCCGAGTACATCACGCGGGATTGGCAGCTCTCACTCGGCTACCGGCAGATCGGCGACGCCTTCAATCCCGAGGTGGGCTTCGTCAACCGACGCGACTACCGTCACGCCAACGCCCGTGCGCTCCGTCACATCCGGGTGGCCAGCGTGCCGTGGTTCCGGGAGTTCCGGCCCCATGTCTCCGCGAACGCCTTCTGGTCCCTGGACGGCTTCCTCGAGACCTACCTGGTGCACATCGACAACCACTTCGCCTTCGAGAACGGCGCCTTCTTCCAGCTTCCCGGCCTGAACCTCACGGGGGAGGGACTGGAGGAACCGTTCGAGATCCGCGACGGCATCGTGATCCCGCCCGGCAGCTACGACAACGTGGACTGGGAGTTCCGGGCCAACACCAACCGCGGCGCGCCGCTCTCGCTCTCCGGGGGTTGGTCGCTCGGCGGGTTCTACAACGGCACGCGCTTCGGGCCCAACGCCACGCTGGACTACCGCTACAGCGACAAGCTCACCACGAGCGTGCGCGTGAACTACTTCGACGTGCGTCTGGACCAGGGCAGCTTCACGACGTCCGTGGTACGCGTGAACGCCGCGTACGCCTTCACGCCGCGGCTCTACCTGCAGGCCAACGTGCAGTACAACGACGACACCCGCGACCTCGGCTCCAACATCCGTCTGGGGTGGTTGGACGCGGCCGGCACGGGGCTGTTCATCGTCTGGAACGACACCAACCATCGCGGTTCGTTGGAGCGCACCGGCATCGTGGCCGGCCCCAAGCAGCGCCAGCTCGTGATCAAGTACAGCCGGCTGCTGGATCTGGCGCGCTGA
- a CDS encoding polysaccharide deacetylase family protein, translating to MERARASTTSALVVAAVLAASPLEAQTRRMALTFDDLPAQAARQETAVFDSITDGILAHLSARNAPAVGFVNEGKLDRNGGPDPARVAVLRRWLQAGHELGNHTRTHPDLHTTPVEVWLADLEAGEPVTRALAAEAGMPFRYFRHPMLHTGRTPEIKARVAERLDALGYEVAPVTIDNQEWIFARAWDNAMEDREPALAGRIADAYVSYMDSIVGYYEQQSRAIVGYELPQVLLLHANRLNAHVLDRLLTALVARGYTFVELEEALADPAYARGDGYLGPAGITWLHRWALADGQRGAFFAGEPEVPAFVQEAFER from the coding sequence ATGGAGCGCGCACGAGCGTCGACGACCTCGGCGCTGGTCGTCGCGGCCGTGCTGGCCGCGTCGCCCCTGGAGGCGCAGACCCGCCGCATGGCGCTCACCTTCGACGACCTGCCGGCCCAGGCCGCGCGCCAGGAGACCGCCGTCTTCGACTCCATCACGGACGGGATCCTCGCCCATCTGTCCGCCCGGAACGCGCCGGCCGTCGGGTTCGTGAACGAGGGCAAGCTCGACCGCAACGGTGGGCCCGACCCCGCGCGCGTGGCCGTGCTGCGCCGCTGGTTGCAGGCCGGCCACGAGCTGGGCAACCACACCCGCACCCACCCGGACCTGCACACCACCCCGGTGGAGGTCTGGCTGGCGGACCTCGAGGCCGGGGAGCCGGTGACGCGCGCCCTGGCCGCCGAGGCGGGAATGCCGTTCCGGTACTTCCGTCATCCCATGCTGCACACGGGGCGGACGCCCGAGATCAAGGCGCGGGTGGCCGAGCGTCTCGACGCGCTCGGCTACGAGGTGGCGCCGGTCACCATCGACAACCAGGAGTGGATCTTCGCGCGCGCCTGGGACAACGCCATGGAAGACCGTGAGCCCGCGCTGGCCGGTCGCATCGCGGACGCCTACGTGTCCTACATGGACAGCATCGTGGGCTACTACGAGCAGCAGTCGCGGGCCATCGTGGGCTACGAGCTTCCCCAGGTGCTGCTGCTGCACGCGAACCGCCTCAACGCGCACGTGCTCGACCGGTTGCTGACCGCGCTCGTCGCGCGCGGGTACACCTTCGTGGAGCTGGAGGAGGCGCTCGCCGATCCCGCGTATGCACGCGGGGACGGGTACCTGGGGCCGGCCGGCATCACCTGGCTGCACCGCTGGGCATTGGCCGACGGCCAACGCGGCGCGTTCTTCGCGGGGGAGCCCGAGGTCCCGGCGTTCGTGCAGGAGGCGTTCGAGCGGTGA